A single window of Nicotiana sylvestris chromosome 5, ASM39365v2, whole genome shotgun sequence DNA harbors:
- the LOC138869319 gene encoding uncharacterized protein, with amino-acid sequence MARTMLLSSKLPHSFWVEAVNTAYYIINGCMTRPLVEKTPYELLKGRKQNISHLREFGCKFFVHNNGKDSLEESVHVVFDETNILSARQEHGDEAIGLVKDLTEASTQVKMAPTEGTGDGTGSSIQNNLTGGTNQRRIEINPLKELVHDSVPQQQNMGETSSRNQLDADWVIAMQDELNQFERSQV; translated from the exons atggctaggactatgcttctttctagtaaactccCCCATAGCTTTTGGGtagaggctgtaaacactgcataTTACATTATTAAtggatgcatgactagacctcttgtagagaagactccttATGAgctacttaaagggagaaaacaaaatatatcccatcttagggaaTTTGGTTGCAAgttctttgtgcacaataatggaaaagactccctag aagaaagtgtacatgtagtatttgatgaaactaacattctttctgcgAGACAGGAACATGgagatgaagccattggattggtaaaggacTTAACTGAAGCCTCAACACAAGTCAAAATGGCACCAacagaaggaacaggtgatggaacaggttcttccatccagaacaacctgacagggggaactaatCAAAGAAGAATTGAAATAAATCCCTTAAAGGAACTTGTTCATGActctgttcctcagcaacagaacatgggagaaacatctagtagaaaccagttg gatgcagattgggttattgcaatgcaagatgaactcaatcagtttgagagaagtcaagtctag